From the genome of Vicinamibacterales bacterium, one region includes:
- a CDS encoding PQQ-binding-like beta-propeller repeat protein, protein MKKIFVSSALVGLAGVLLSAGDPPGSKDWPMWGGTPDRNMVSSMKGLPTEWDLKTKKNVKWVADLGSQSYGNAVVAGGMVFVGTNNEGMRDPKQPGDRGVLMAFKEDTGEFLWQQTHEKLASGRANDWPYQGIASSPLVEGTKLYYVSNRGVLLCLDINGFKDGNQGPVTNEKLTGPKDADVLWQFDMMEEVGSYPHNLSNSSPVSFGNLIFVSTSNGQDESHVNVPSPKAPSVIAVDKVTGELAWEDNSVGKNILHGQWSTPSVGKIGGVDQLVSAQGDGWVRGYEVLTGKKLWEFDTNPKDSVWPKTRNEVISTPVIWEDKVYIANGQDPEHGEGVGHMYAIDATKRGDITKTGLVWHYDKIRRSISTAAIYNGLVFIPDFSGFLHCLDARTGQAYWTHDVFAAVWGSAMVIDGKVYLGDEDGDIVVLEAAKTKKVISEMNMGSAVYATMVPANGRLFFNNRNQLIAVSTDGK, encoded by the coding sequence ATGAAGAAGATATTCGTCTCCTCCGCTCTGGTCGGCCTCGCGGGCGTGCTGCTGTCGGCCGGCGATCCTCCGGGATCGAAGGACTGGCCGATGTGGGGCGGCACGCCGGACCGCAACATGGTCTCGTCGATGAAGGGGCTGCCCACCGAGTGGGACCTCAAGACGAAGAAGAACGTCAAGTGGGTGGCGGATCTCGGATCGCAGAGCTACGGCAACGCGGTCGTCGCCGGCGGCATGGTGTTCGTCGGCACCAACAACGAGGGCATGCGGGATCCGAAGCAGCCGGGCGATCGCGGCGTGCTGATGGCGTTCAAGGAGGACACCGGCGAGTTCCTGTGGCAGCAGACGCACGAGAAGCTCGCGTCGGGGCGCGCCAACGACTGGCCGTATCAGGGAATCGCCTCGTCGCCGCTGGTCGAAGGCACCAAGCTGTACTACGTGAGCAACCGCGGCGTGCTGCTCTGCCTGGACATCAACGGCTTCAAGGACGGCAACCAGGGACCGGTCACCAACGAGAAGCTCACCGGGCCGAAAGACGCGGACGTGCTCTGGCAGTTCGACATGATGGAGGAAGTGGGGTCCTACCCGCACAACCTCTCGAACTCGTCGCCGGTGTCGTTCGGCAACCTGATCTTCGTCAGCACCTCGAACGGCCAGGACGAGAGCCACGTCAACGTCCCGTCGCCGAAGGCGCCGTCGGTGATCGCGGTCGACAAGGTGACCGGAGAGCTGGCGTGGGAAGACAACTCGGTCGGCAAGAACATCCTGCACGGGCAGTGGTCGACCCCCTCGGTCGGCAAGATCGGCGGCGTCGATCAACTCGTCAGCGCGCAGGGAGACGGCTGGGTGCGCGGCTACGAGGTGCTCACCGGCAAGAAGCTGTGGGAGTTCGACACCAACCCGAAGGACTCGGTCTGGCCGAAGACCCGCAACGAAGTGATCAGCACGCCGGTGATCTGGGAAGACAAGGTCTATATCGCCAACGGACAGGATCCGGAGCACGGCGAGGGCGTGGGCCACATGTACGCGATCGACGCGACCAAGCGGGGCGACATCACCAAGACGGGCCTGGTGTGGCACTACGACAAGATCCGCCGATCGATCTCGACGGCGGCGATCTACAACGGCCTGGTGTTCATCCCCGACTTCAGCGGCTTCCTGCACTGCCTCGACGCCAGGACGGGCCAGGCCTACTGGACGCACGACGTGTTCGCCGCAGTGTGGGGCTCGGCGATGGTGATCGACGGCAAGGTCTACCTCGGCGACGAGGACGGCGACATCGTGGTGCTCGAGGCGGCGAAGACCAAGAAGGTCATCTCCGAGATGAACATGGGCAGCGCGGTCTACGCCACCATGGTGCCCGCGAACGGCCGGCTGTTCTTCAACAACCGCAATCAGCTGATCGCGGTTTCCACTGATGGAAAGTAA
- a CDS encoding response regulator transcription factor: MGGDVWIVAPDEAPWSGADDFVAAEPLTAREVQVLELLAEGLSNKGIAARLGISDQTVKFHVASIAGKLDAPSRTAIVRRAVRRGLIAL; the protein is encoded by the coding sequence GTGGGCGGCGACGTCTGGATCGTCGCCCCCGACGAGGCGCCGTGGTCCGGCGCAGACGACTTCGTTGCCGCCGAACCCCTCACCGCGCGCGAAGTGCAGGTGCTCGAGCTGCTCGCCGAAGGACTGTCGAACAAGGGGATCGCGGCGCGGCTGGGGATCAGCGATCAGACGGTGAAGTTCCACGTCGCGTCGATCGCGGGAAAGCTGGACGCGCCGTCCCGGACCGCGATCGTGCGGCGGGCGGTGCGGCGCGGCTTGATCGCGCTCTGA
- a CDS encoding DinB family protein, translating into MDAAIRDHLARALAWEDAHVGIDKALAGIPADKRGARPPGFEHSLWHQLEHIRIAQEDILDFCVKPKYEHTMKWPDDYWPAAPAPPDGKAWDESLAAYVRDRKTLERLARETPDLTALVPTGKGTQTYLRALLLVIDHAAYHVGQIVELRRALGIWP; encoded by the coding sequence ATGGACGCTGCGATCCGCGATCACCTCGCCCGCGCCCTGGCGTGGGAAGACGCGCACGTCGGCATCGACAAGGCGCTCGCCGGCATTCCCGCCGACAAGCGCGGCGCGCGTCCGCCGGGCTTCGAGCACTCGCTGTGGCATCAGCTCGAGCACATCAGGATTGCGCAGGAGGACATCCTGGATTTCTGCGTCAAGCCGAAGTACGAGCACACGATGAAGTGGCCGGACGACTACTGGCCGGCGGCGCCGGCGCCGCCGGACGGCAAGGCCTGGGACGAGAGCCTCGCGGCCTACGTGCGCGACCGCAAGACGCTCGAACGCCTCGCGCGCGAGACGCCCGATCTCACCGCCCTGGTGCCGACCGGCAAGGGGACGCAGACGTACCTGCGTGCCCTTCTCCTCGTCATCGATCACGCCGCCTATCACGTCGGCCAGATCGTCGAGCTTCGACGCGCGCTCGGCATCTGGCCGTAG
- a CDS encoding TonB-dependent receptor produces MRLSVFTFVLLTPALASAQSVPPPTVTHPTVTVTAQKEPADPQGLPVSVTVVPLEALWNGGMTTIGELSLHAPNTYFSDFTARKLSNPRFRGLGSSPANPAVTTYIDGVPQLNTNSSSIELLDVNQVEFVRGPQSMLFGRNTLGGVVNISSARPSLSRWTGSAIVPFGNFASWDVRANASGPIGSKAAVGFAIAHAERDGFTTNDVTGNDLDYRDGTSAKAQLLLTPAANWEARLIYTGERGRDGDYALMDLGSLRTNPRRAQRDFEGHTDRDVHATTVTARRTGALTFTSTTGFVNWKTLDETDLDYTPLPLITRSNEEKDFQFTQEVRVASGAGGVPLAGSGSLRWQAGVFLFTQNYEQDATNTFAPFVLSPVFAFGATQDARAALDDTGVGLYGNGTLTFDKLDVTLGARFDRENRKGVLTNILGAPNIGAFPVTLTVEESFANVSPQAAAAYRVAPDAMVYASLTGGFKAGGFNPSSPTGQEVYDEEKSWNVEGGLKTSWLSRRVTANVAVFTIDWTDLQLNLPNPAVPGQFYIANVGSARSSGVEVEVNGRARDGVDLFATFGYTRARFGAGTLSSGVSVAENKVPNTPDYTASFGARLSRALTPGVTLYGGGEAVFYGAFKYDDMNLAGQDAYALVNIRGGARGRRLFAEGWIRNAFDTHYVPVAFAYGQLAQSGFIGESGRPRTFGITAGISF; encoded by the coding sequence ATGCGATTGAGTGTGTTCACGTTCGTCCTGCTGACCCCCGCGCTCGCCTCGGCGCAATCCGTCCCGCCGCCCACCGTCACGCATCCCACGGTCACCGTCACCGCGCAGAAGGAGCCCGCCGATCCGCAGGGTCTGCCGGTCAGCGTGACCGTCGTCCCGCTGGAGGCCCTGTGGAACGGCGGGATGACGACCATCGGCGAGCTGTCGCTGCACGCGCCGAACACGTATTTCAGTGATTTCACCGCCCGGAAGCTGAGCAACCCGCGGTTCCGCGGTCTCGGGTCGAGCCCCGCCAACCCGGCGGTCACGACCTATATAGATGGCGTCCCGCAGCTGAACACCAACTCGTCCAGCATCGAGCTGCTCGACGTGAACCAGGTCGAATTCGTCCGCGGACCGCAGAGCATGCTGTTCGGCCGCAACACCCTCGGCGGCGTGGTCAACATCTCCAGCGCGAGGCCGTCCTTGTCCAGGTGGACCGGCTCGGCCATCGTGCCGTTCGGCAACTTCGCGTCCTGGGACGTGCGCGCCAACGCATCCGGGCCGATCGGCAGCAAGGCGGCGGTCGGCTTCGCGATCGCGCACGCCGAGCGCGACGGCTTCACCACCAACGACGTCACCGGCAACGATCTCGACTACCGCGACGGCACCTCCGCCAAGGCGCAGCTGCTGCTCACGCCGGCGGCGAACTGGGAGGCGCGCCTGATCTACACCGGCGAGCGCGGGCGCGACGGGGATTACGCCCTGATGGATCTCGGCTCGCTGCGGACCAATCCGCGCCGCGCGCAGCGCGACTTCGAAGGGCACACCGATCGCGACGTGCACGCCACGACGGTGACGGCGCGCCGCACCGGCGCGCTGACGTTCACCTCGACGACCGGGTTCGTCAACTGGAAGACGCTGGACGAGACCGATCTCGACTACACGCCGCTGCCGCTGATCACGCGGAGCAACGAGGAGAAGGATTTCCAGTTCACGCAGGAGGTCCGCGTCGCCTCGGGCGCCGGCGGCGTCCCGCTCGCCGGGTCCGGATCCCTCAGGTGGCAGGCCGGCGTGTTCCTCTTCACGCAGAATTACGAGCAGGACGCCACGAACACGTTCGCGCCGTTCGTGCTCTCGCCCGTGTTCGCGTTCGGCGCGACGCAGGATGCGCGCGCGGCTCTCGACGACACCGGCGTCGGGCTGTACGGCAACGGCACCCTGACGTTCGACAAGCTCGACGTGACGCTGGGGGCGCGCTTCGATCGCGAGAACCGCAAGGGTGTGCTGACCAACATCCTCGGCGCGCCGAACATCGGCGCGTTCCCGGTCACCCTCACGGTCGAGGAGTCGTTCGCCAACGTCTCGCCGCAGGCGGCGGCGGCGTACCGCGTCGCCCCTGACGCGATGGTCTACGCCTCGCTGACCGGCGGGTTCAAGGCCGGCGGGTTCAACCCCTCGTCGCCGACCGGGCAGGAGGTCTACGACGAAGAGAAGTCGTGGAACGTCGAAGGCGGTCTGAAGACGTCGTGGCTCTCGCGCCGCGTGACGGCCAACGTGGCGGTGTTCACCATCGACTGGACCGATCTGCAGCTGAACCTGCCGAACCCCGCCGTGCCGGGGCAGTTCTACATCGCCAACGTCGGCAGCGCGCGCAGCAGCGGCGTCGAGGTGGAAGTGAACGGCCGCGCGCGCGACGGCGTCGATCTCTTCGCCACGTTCGGCTACACCCGCGCGCGCTTCGGCGCCGGGACGCTGTCGAGCGGCGTGAGCGTGGCCGAGAACAAGGTACCCAACACGCCGGACTACACCGCGTCGTTCGGCGCCCGGCTCTCGCGCGCGCTGACGCCCGGCGTCACGCTGTACGGCGGCGGCGAAGCGGTGTTCTACGGCGCGTTCAAGTACGACGACATGAATCTCGCCGGCCAGGACGCCTATGCGCTCGTCAATATCCGCGGCGGCGCCCGCGGCCGGCGGCTCTTCGCGGAAGGCTGGATCCGGAACGCGTTCGACACCCACTACGTCCCGGTCGCCTTCGCCTACGGCCAGCTCGCGCAATCCGGTTTCATCGGCGAGTCCGGCAGACCTCGCACGTTCGGGATCACCGCCGGGATCAGTTTCTGA
- a CDS encoding PQQ-binding-like beta-propeller repeat protein, whose amino-acid sequence MLKRLCLTAAMVVLGTLTAAQGPAARPGAGTPPAGRKVALGDWPDARGPFRDGRSLEQGLIDKWALKGENFLWRAPYGGRSAPLVMGNRVYVQNPSGLGASLQERVMALDADTGKPVWEYKFNVFQSDVPPHRVGWASPAADPETGNIYAMGVGATVLALSKDGKLLWDRSIGEEFAAFTTHGGRTSSPIVDGNLVIVSAAISSWGTGASRQHRFVALDKRTGDIIWIASPGGRPYDTNYSAPVIATIDGTRLLISGSGDGGVYAMKAQTGEKVWSFMAAKRAVNTGVAVSGKTVIVSHGDENLDTPELGLIAAIDGSQKGEIKTTLWAHHGSQYGFSSPIADSGRVYQIDNVGQLKAFDLEKGTVLWTAAVGTAQKAPPVLADGKLYFGTEGGKVFIVRPHPDRAEILSEVELPPSTDENAGQSAGVPEPVFGGMAVSRGRIFFASTGAVYAIGSKAAKPQTGLAVDEPFAAGQGAPAWLQVSPTELVLKPGQAVKLHVKSFDAQGRLLKEETGATWTLTGLKGTVAADGTFTPDPGTAEQAGVIKATLGALSGDARARVVRQLPWTETFDAMEEKTVPPGWIIVGTARTAVGTIDGQKALVKQPDETIFKRYRAFVGPVDLANYTIEADVRGTSRRRQMPALGVTAQRYSLVIYGNDQVMKIESWGPETTRSAVAPFEWKPDTWIHLKLRVENMPDGRVRARGKAWPAGQPEPANWMIEKLDPIGNKKGAPGFFIDADYGAAIDNIKVTSNQ is encoded by the coding sequence ATGCTGAAACGACTCTGTCTGACGGCCGCGATGGTCGTGCTCGGAACGTTGACAGCGGCGCAGGGCCCCGCGGCGCGCCCGGGGGCCGGCACGCCGCCCGCGGGGCGAAAGGTGGCGCTCGGCGACTGGCCCGACGCGCGCGGCCCGTTCCGGGACGGCCGGTCGCTCGAACAGGGACTGATCGACAAGTGGGCGCTGAAGGGGGAGAACTTCCTCTGGCGCGCGCCGTACGGCGGACGTTCGGCCCCGCTCGTAATGGGCAACCGGGTGTACGTGCAGAACCCCTCCGGGCTCGGCGCATCGCTGCAGGAGCGCGTGATGGCGCTCGACGCCGACACCGGCAAGCCCGTCTGGGAATACAAGTTCAACGTCTTCCAGAGCGACGTGCCGCCGCATCGCGTCGGCTGGGCGTCGCCGGCTGCCGATCCCGAGACCGGCAACATCTACGCGATGGGCGTCGGCGCCACCGTCCTCGCGCTGAGCAAGGACGGCAAGCTCCTGTGGGATCGGTCGATCGGCGAAGAGTTCGCCGCCTTCACCACGCACGGCGGCCGCACGTCGTCGCCAATCGTCGACGGGAACCTGGTCATCGTCAGCGCCGCGATCTCGAGCTGGGGGACCGGTGCGTCGCGCCAGCATCGCTTCGTCGCGCTCGACAAGCGGACCGGCGACATCATCTGGATCGCCAGCCCCGGCGGCCGGCCGTACGACACCAATTACTCGGCGCCGGTGATCGCGACCATCGACGGCACGCGCCTCCTGATCAGCGGAAGTGGCGACGGCGGCGTCTACGCCATGAAGGCGCAGACCGGCGAGAAGGTCTGGAGCTTCATGGCCGCGAAGCGCGCCGTCAATACCGGCGTGGCGGTGTCGGGCAAGACGGTGATCGTCTCGCACGGCGACGAGAACCTCGACACACCGGAGCTCGGACTGATTGCCGCGATCGACGGCTCGCAGAAGGGGGAGATCAAGACCACGCTGTGGGCGCACCACGGCAGCCAGTACGGCTTCTCGTCGCCGATCGCCGACAGCGGCCGGGTCTATCAGATCGACAACGTCGGTCAGTTGAAGGCCTTCGATCTCGAGAAGGGCACGGTGCTGTGGACCGCGGCGGTCGGCACGGCGCAGAAGGCGCCGCCGGTGCTCGCGGACGGCAAGCTGTACTTCGGCACCGAGGGGGGCAAGGTCTTCATCGTCCGGCCGCATCCCGATCGCGCCGAGATCCTGAGCGAAGTCGAACTGCCGCCCAGCACCGATGAGAACGCCGGGCAATCCGCCGGGGTGCCCGAACCGGTGTTCGGCGGCATGGCGGTGTCGCGCGGGCGCATCTTCTTCGCGTCCACCGGCGCGGTGTATGCGATCGGCTCGAAAGCGGCGAAGCCGCAGACCGGGTTGGCGGTGGACGAACCGTTCGCCGCCGGGCAGGGAGCGCCGGCGTGGCTGCAGGTGTCCCCGACGGAGCTGGTGCTCAAGCCCGGGCAGGCGGTGAAGCTGCACGTCAAGTCGTTCGACGCGCAGGGGCGGCTGTTGAAAGAGGAAACCGGCGCGACGTGGACGCTCACCGGCCTGAAGGGAACGGTCGCGGCCGACGGCACGTTCACGCCGGATCCCGGAACGGCGGAGCAGGCCGGCGTGATCAAAGCCACGCTCGGCGCGCTGTCCGGCGACGCCCGCGCCCGCGTCGTCCGCCAGCTGCCGTGGACGGAGACGTTCGACGCGATGGAAGAGAAGACCGTCCCCCCCGGCTGGATCATCGTCGGTACCGCGCGGACGGCCGTGGGCACGATCGACGGACAGAAGGCGCTGGTGAAGCAGCCTGACGAGACGATCTTCAAGCGCTATCGCGCGTTCGTCGGTCCGGTCGATCTCGCCAACTACACGATCGAAGCGGATGTCCGCGGCACGTCGCGGCGGCGCCAGATGCCGGCGCTGGGGGTCACCGCCCAGCGCTACTCGTTGGTCATCTACGGCAACGACCAGGTGATGAAGATCGAGTCGTGGGGGCCGGAGACGACGCGGTCGGCGGTGGCGCCGTTCGAGTGGAAGCCCGACACCTGGATCCATCTGAAGCTGCGCGTCGAGAACATGCCGGACGGGCGGGTCCGCGCGCGCGGCAAGGCGTGGCCGGCCGGGCAGCCGGAACCGGCGAACTGGATGATCGAGAAGCTCGATCCGATCGGCAACAAGAAGGGGGCGCCGGGATTTTTCATCGACGCGGATTACGGCGCCGCCATCGACAACATCAAAGTGACGTCAAATCAATGA
- a CDS encoding trypsin-like peptidase domain-containing protein, with translation MATTSLLAQLSNEFAGIAAAAAPSVVQVHGRHRPGTGVVFAENVVLTTTRSIGRDEGLRVVRPDGSAAEAELAGWDPATNLAVLRVPDLGLSPFEPAEQPPRVGSLALAVARSWSNAVTVSAGIVSVIGGPLQTGRRRTIDQIFRTTAPMHDGFSGGAFLDSAGALAGVATAARIRGLGVVIPAGIAWKTAAAILEHGGARRGYLGVAAQQVQISAESAGGRDRGALVVAVTGGSPAARGGVIVGDVILDLDGQPVASPDDLLDILRGDRVGPPLTLRVLRGGVPADVTVTLEERPA, from the coding sequence ATGGCTACCACCTCTCTCCTCGCCCAGCTCTCGAACGAATTCGCCGGCATCGCCGCGGCCGCCGCGCCGTCCGTCGTGCAGGTGCACGGACGCCATCGCCCCGGCACCGGCGTCGTCTTCGCGGAGAACGTCGTCTTGACGACGACGAGATCGATCGGACGCGACGAGGGATTGCGCGTCGTCCGGCCGGACGGCTCCGCGGCGGAGGCGGAGCTCGCCGGCTGGGACCCGGCGACGAACCTCGCCGTTCTGAGGGTGCCCGATCTGGGGCTGTCGCCGTTCGAGCCGGCGGAGCAGCCGCCGCGCGTCGGGAGTCTGGCGCTCGCAGTCGCGCGCTCGTGGAGCAACGCGGTCACCGTCAGCGCCGGGATCGTGTCGGTGATCGGCGGCCCGCTGCAGACCGGACGCCGGCGGACGATCGACCAGATCTTCCGGACCACCGCGCCGATGCACGATGGCTTCTCCGGCGGCGCGTTCCTCGATTCGGCCGGCGCGCTCGCCGGGGTTGCCACCGCGGCGCGGATCCGCGGACTCGGCGTCGTCATCCCCGCGGGCATTGCCTGGAAGACCGCGGCGGCGATTCTCGAGCACGGCGGCGCGCGGCGCGGATACCTGGGGGTGGCGGCACAGCAGGTGCAGATTTCAGCAGAGTCGGCCGGCGGGCGCGATCGGGGGGCGCTGGTCGTCGCCGTGACTGGCGGGAGCCCGGCGGCACGGGGCGGCGTCATAGTAGGTGACGTGATCCTCGACCTGGACGGTCAGCCGGTGGCTTCGCCCGACGATCTGCTCGATATTCTTCGCGGCGATCGTGTGGGGCCCCCGTTGACGCTGCGCGTGCTGCGGGGCGGCGTTCCGGCCGATGTCACGGTGACGCTGGAGGAGCGGCCTGCGTGA
- a CDS encoding PQQ-binding-like beta-propeller repeat protein, translated as MNKPLSVAAATVLSIATIHAADWPQWQGADRTRVSRETGLLKQWPANGPSVVWTASGLGNGYGSMAVAGERVYVQGTRGGNSIVVALNRADGKEVWSKALGRSGDDDRGPGPRGTPTVDGDRLYVLTENGDLASLKTDGTAVWQRNILREFGGRQLQWLISESPLVDGAHLVVSPGGPGAGMVKLDKMTGRTVWQASELSDPAGYSSAIAADVQGVRTYLTFTAGAGVGVRASDGKVMFRYDRAANRVANITTPVFFENKVFFTSAYDTGAGLVSLSAQNGAVSAQEVYFTREMKNHHGGVVLHNGYLYGFDDSILTCLEFASGKRMWRDRSVGKGSLILADGDLYILGENNTVGLAAASSSGYQEKGRFSIADKGLPSWAHPVVSGGRLYIRNQDSLMAYDVKAK; from the coding sequence ATGAATAAACCCCTGTCCGTCGCAGCCGCGACGGTCTTGAGTATCGCCACCATCCACGCCGCTGACTGGCCCCAGTGGCAGGGGGCGGATCGCACGCGGGTGTCGAGGGAAACGGGGCTGCTCAAGCAGTGGCCCGCGAACGGCCCGTCCGTGGTCTGGACGGCGTCGGGGCTGGGCAACGGCTACGGATCGATGGCGGTCGCCGGCGAGCGCGTCTACGTGCAGGGCACGCGCGGCGGCAACAGCATCGTCGTGGCGCTGAACCGGGCTGACGGCAAGGAAGTGTGGTCGAAAGCGCTCGGCCGGAGCGGCGATGACGATCGCGGGCCGGGTCCCCGCGGCACGCCGACCGTGGACGGCGACCGCCTTTACGTGCTGACCGAGAACGGCGATCTCGCCAGCCTCAAGACGGACGGCACCGCCGTGTGGCAGCGCAACATCCTGCGCGAGTTCGGCGGCCGTCAGCTCCAGTGGCTGATCAGCGAGTCGCCGCTGGTCGACGGCGCGCACCTCGTCGTCAGTCCCGGCGGGCCGGGCGCCGGCATGGTGAAGCTGGACAAGATGACGGGCAGGACGGTGTGGCAGGCGAGCGAACTGAGCGACCCCGCGGGCTATTCGTCGGCGATCGCCGCCGACGTGCAGGGGGTGCGCACCTACCTGACGTTCACCGCCGGCGCGGGCGTTGGCGTTCGCGCGTCGGACGGCAAGGTGATGTTCCGCTACGACCGTGCCGCGAACCGTGTCGCCAACATCACGACGCCGGTGTTCTTCGAGAACAAAGTGTTCTTCACCTCTGCGTATGACACCGGCGCCGGGCTGGTGAGCCTGTCGGCGCAGAACGGCGCCGTTTCCGCGCAGGAGGTGTACTTCACGCGCGAGATGAAGAACCATCACGGCGGCGTCGTCCTGCACAACGGGTATCTGTACGGCTTCGACGACTCGATCCTGACCTGCCTCGAGTTCGCGAGCGGCAAGCGGATGTGGCGGGATCGCAGCGTCGGCAAGGGATCGCTGATTCTCGCCGACGGCGATCTCTACATCCTCGGGGAGAACAACACCGTCGGCCTCGCCGCCGCGAGCTCGAGCGGATATCAGGAGAAGGGCCGCTTCTCGATCGCGGACAAGGGACTTCCGAGCTGGGCGCACCCGGTGGTGAGCGGCGGACGGCTGTATATCCGCAACCAGGATTCGCTCATGGCGTACGACGTCAAGGCGAAGTAG